In Pyrus communis chromosome 15, drPyrComm1.1, whole genome shotgun sequence, the genomic stretch GCTGGTTAACCAATTCAACAGGCCCCATTTAGCTGTAGAAGGTGCATGGTATTTCATTTCAGCTTTTGATGAACCAGTTCCTAATGATATCACTAGAAATCTCCCATAGTCCATAGGTTTCGCAGGAAAGATGTCTGGATTCACCTTCCTTATTTCGTTTGTAACttcacaaacagcaagtaaagtCTGCAAGGACaaaagtgttttaagtgtttaagttaattttttataatccCGAAGTTTACTTTTAAAATCAATGGTATAAATTGACAATCTGGTAATATAACTCCTCCTATCACATATACCGGATTATTTGCAGCCACGCCGCCATCTATAAGGTTGAATTCCCTAGTTCTGCCTGCAGCGTTCTTGGTTTCAAAATAATGAGCTGGAAGATAAGTTGGTGCCGCTGAGGTTCCAATGCATATGTCAGAGAGTAAGGCATCGTATGATGGCTTATTTTTCACCTGCCAACAAAAATAAGCACATCATATTATattacaacatatatgagtAATTTGCTTAAATAATTTTTAGACGTGAACAAATTTTAGAATAATTTGAAGTATAGGATATTCTGGAATATACTAAAATTATTCGAATTAGTTAATATATTAGAAAGACAGTGAATTACCTTAAACTTGGAGAAGATAGTTGTATGGAGATTCTTGATGTCAAATGTGGGAATTACAACATTAGTCAATGTGTCGTGCAGTTTTTTGTTGCCCAGCCTTTCCCTAATCAAGCGATGCAAATACTTGCCATTGTATTTTGGTCCTGCTAGAGCTTTGATAATCTTTGTCGTATTAGGAAAAATTGGCCAACTGTCGTTTAAACCATTAGCGCAAAAATTATTATGAatatccaaaatataaaaaattaattaagtggACATAATTAACGTGTCATTAATTAAGCATGCATTACGTGTTTTGGGGGAAGATTTTAGGACATTGATTTAAGTAGAAGTCTATAATATCTTTGGCAGCGAACAGTGGGCGGTTATTCTCGTTTGGGGCTGCGAGCATAGCAGTCACAAGACCACCTGTGCTTGTTCCTGCAATCACATCAAAATAGTCAGCGATCCTTGCATCTTCACCATCCAGCTTCTGCAGTACCACCAATGACATTAATCTTATTAGTACTTAATTGGGAAAATCACTGAAAGTACTATTAAACCAGAGATGGTAaagtacttatatatatatattgacagaAAGTCTTATATACCTGAAGTTCAGATTCGAGGAAAGTAAGAATGGTTGCCGGAATGAGGCCTCTTATTCCGCCCCCATCGATACTGAGAACTGTGACTATCTTTCCAAAGACTGTGGGGGGTTCTACTCTACCGCTTCTTTCCATCAGAtcagttagagagagagagagagagagagagagagagagagagagagagacagagagagagagagagagagagagatttctgAGTTATGATTTGAGAGAAGTAGTCTTGGTATTTATAACACCAGCTTTCGTGCATGCGTGTTTCTGCATGGTAACCCATCTTCCGGGAAACATGCATGCAACCTCCCCTTAGATAAATTATAGCAGTATTTAATTGACTATTTTAACTGTGGAAGTCGGACAGATGATTAATTATAGTCTTAATAGTATCCAAACGTAACACAACAATCCGGCATGCTCCCGTATACGATTAGAGAGATAACTGACTCCACAAGAATTGTAGAGGAATTTCCACACAAAACTTCGTAGCTAATTCACGAGACTTTTTGCTTATGatccaaattatttttattacaaaatattttataaacaTAATCTCTataagaaaatcaataaaattacaATGGATGGCCAATCAATTATAGCAAATAAATAGATGGTTCGTAATATTTTTACTGTATTAATATATTTCTGCATGCAATAAATAGACGGTTCATAATACTTTTAATGTTTTTGTAACTCCTCCCAAATTTTATGCAGCCAATATCCAGCTAAATGAGGCTCTTGCGTATGTAATATATTCCTGCATGCAATATTGACTTGTAATTACACATACACTTACACATACACCACTTGAGATTTTttgagttttcacaaaaccctcTCAAATTTTGAAAGTAATAGAAATACCCCCTAatgtttcaaaatcatttcacgAACCCCTTCTTTTAGGGTTTCGTAGTTTTATGATGACAACAGcataaaataatttcaaaattaacCTTGCATAGATATTCTAGTTAAGAATAAGATATCCCACCTATAACATAAAACCCCCAATTCACCCATTTCTTAAGTTGAAGACAACATCTCCTCTGCTCGGCACTTCTTGGAATGGTTCATCCATACAGTGTATGGTTTGGTGATGAATTTGTGTTTCCCATCTCAGCTTTCTCTTTTGAGATTTAGGTTTGCTTCGCTTTATGAGGTTGAGCTTAATTTGTTAGTTTTTGCTTCTATATGTGGAGCTTTGGTTCGAAATTGATAGTATTTATTTTTTGAGATATTTGTTTGCTTTGCATTATGATTTTTACTTGTGTTTCAGTGCagttaagctttttttttttttttttgttagattaaaatttttttatttttttattttttttgacctTTATAACAAGAGTGAAGCGTGAGGGTTAAAAAGTCAGAACATTGGTACTTTTCAGGTTATTGGTTTTCAATTTCTGGATTTAAAGCGCACCgacttttatatttttaggtttactttatgaagaaaataaaaatgaacgTTGCCTTTTCAAGTATTTCATCAGAACTAACTTGATATGTTTGCATGTGATTAAATATTCTAGcgagtaagttttttttttttcaatagtgAGTAGGTGTTTCACTTATGTGGCCTCCATTTGAAACTTATCATCTCTTAagttattgtaatagtttcgaactctctcatttttttctaACAataggaaaattttaaaaataaataaataacctgATGCGCCTGCTATGAGGTGTAAACATAGTTCCTTGAGAAACTTTGcttattttttcaaatatttaactGATCATGGATGTatatgtggctgcaacaagATTTTGTCTCGACCGCTGCCAAGGTCTATTAATTATCAAAAGGTTTATGGTGTCGCGTCAAACAATCTTGTTCGTTTTCAACTCGTTATGCTGatcatagatttttagttggtaGAGTTTTATTTTGACTGATGCAAAGGTCTTTTCATTTGCGTGCTTAATCATGCCTTTCGGATTATGGTCCATATTTTGATCTTTATCTCTATCTGTTGGGTGATACAACATTGCAGAATTCTTCAAGTTTTGACAGAATTTTATGAGTTTTTCTCATAATTATATATTGGATTTATTCAATGTCATGCTGCCGTACTTTATTAATTCAGttcaaaaaacagaaaaagcgATTGAATTTATTCGATGTCAACCAATTGGTCTTATATATGGCAGTAGCCAATTCAACAATATGAGGTTGACAGATAGGATAATATGTAACTTTATCCAATCGTACttcaaattcttctttttaAAAACTGAGATGAATAGTCATCTCTTAGTTTGCAAATAATTAGTCTCTTAAAACGTGCCTtgaaaaaacaaaccaaaacagcCAGATGTTGGATTAAATCAAATTGTTGAAATAATCCAAACCCTAAGGAATAATCAACCTTTCAATTTGGGGTTTGGAATAAAAGGAACAAACGAATTAATCTGTCGCAGTTGAAGGATACTTTCATCCTTATTTAATTGTTTGGGTTTGATTATTCAAAAAGACAGGTCAAAACTTAGTTTTGGTCTAAATCAATTAGGGTAGACATGAAGGTGCTTCTTAGGGTGGGGACAAATTCTTTCTTCCACACAAGAAGAACTTCGAGTTGCGTCATCTGTCTAAAAATGGTGCGTTTGTTACACCGGATAATTTCAGACTGGATTAACTTCAAAAACTAAGCTAGACTGATTTAGACTAAACTAAATTAGATTGACATAGTAAAGTGTTTGATATAGTATCAAACTAAAAGGCAGGGtaataaaaatcaatgaaaaaaggACCCAATTTGAACAATCACAACAAATTAATTCCATACAACATCATAAATTATCTAGCCCACAGTGAAATCCTAAATTGAAAAATACCAGAAGGGGAAATCACTAAGTAGAATATATCAATGAAAATCAAAATCGCGTTTTACTGGGATGCAAATTAGCCGTACCTAGTGCGTGGTTAGGCGCCTCCTGATTAGGAATGGACAAAGGTTATGACAAGTAGGTAACTGTAGTTGTTCACCTATAACTGTTTATGCTCATACctgcataaccgtttacccgttgggtaattgcctaaacggttatactcatacccataaccgtttatgaacggttaaccatacccataaccgcataTCTATTTAACCCTAACCATATATCCGTTTACCCATTTGTTAACCCATTTACCCCATTTTCTCCTATTTACATGTTTTTTTGAACCATAACCATATACAactccaataattgaaataataattcACGAACGATATTTTTAACTGTTATCAATCAAGGTAATATGATATATTTGCTAAGAATTAATTTGTTACTAACAAAATACCTCTCATTACTTGAGCAAGCATATTGGAAAGAAAATTCATGTATTTCAgacatatttttcttctataCCCAAGCAAGTCTTCAATTATAACATCCATACGATTACAAAGTAAAGCTTCTAAAACTCAAGGTAGTCATTATCTTAGGTTGAGCATATTATAATCAATATGCACTAGGACTGGATGTTATAAGCACCAACACTAGAATCAATAAGCATTAGCACTGGATGTTATAATTGAAATGGATGTTATAATCAACTTGCAATTTCTATAGAAAGTGAATGTTGTGATTTAGATTCGcttaggttttttgttttttaattttatgtatatattaaaataaacggtaAATGGGTACTCGTTTATAACTGTagttaatacccataaccgcccATATAAATTTCACGGGTAAACGGTTACCTGTAACCATAACCGAGAAATTCGGACGGGTAACTACGGTTACCCATTGTTAACAGAAATGCAAACAAACACAGAAATGCAGAAAGAGCATGTATCGaataagaaaagagagaaaagaatgagagagagagagagagagagagagagaaagtaattgATTCCATTGATACTGAATTGATGTATACAACTATGAGAATACAGTTTATATAGCCATCATGACTAGCTTGCAGCCTAAGCTGtttaactaactaatttgaTAACAACTCTAACAACCTTTCGGCACGTGGATATTGTCAACatccccctcaatctcaactagGATTTCCCAGTTTGAGATTGAAGCAGACCATTCATCAATCAACTACCCAAAGAATTTCAGCCCCTCAAACTGATTTCTACACCGCTGTAGCTACTGTTTTCTTTGTGATAAGGTTTCCAATATTTTACAATCAACATTCCTATAAGATCTTCAATTTTCACATATTCCACTTTGTTTTCAGACATTTTGATTACTCTGACCAAATGATTCTTCATTCACAATTGAGAATGATCAAACAACAAGCTTTACAATCAAAGAAATCAAGAAACACAACCTTCTTCGGCAATTGGCCTTCAATGAAGAAAGGGAACAAGAACTGCACTCCTGCAATCAGCCTTAATGGAGTTGCACACAATGACAACAAACAAAACTTGTCAAGAATGTTACTCTGGCTATCTGCCTTATGGAGGAAACAAATTGCATTCAACACTCTTGGCAATCGGCCTTACGGAGTGCACAAATCTCAAACAACCAAGAACTAATCACGCAACAAAAAGGAATGGTTATTGGCCTTTGTATTCCTTCAACAATCTCGCAGAAAATGGCTATCGGCCTTAATAGCTAAACTTGCATACAAGAAACCGtattgaagaaaacaaattttcacTGCGGCATTTAAGCAAACATATAGAGTGCAGAATTTAGTAGCAAAACCTAAGACTCGAGCTCGTGATCGGAAAACCCAATGGGAGAACCTCCACCAAACCACCAGCTACCAAAAAACCTCGACGAACAAAAAGAAATCCTCAACGATCACAGCGGAAGAACAGCCCTGAAGATCAGAACAATTATTCAAACCCAGAAAACATTATCAAAAGTGAAGATTCTGTGCCTTCTTCATTGAGACAATCAAACAAACAGATGGAGTGCATAAAGAAAGATGAAACCTAAAACTGCAGTACGTCCTTTGAGCAGCAATCCAAACTGAACAAATTGAATCCCCAAGACCATCTTCAAGAATCAGAATTACCAACTAAGTAATTAAACCCAATTCACAACCCACTGTGTACAAAGAAACAAATCGAGTACAAAGCAAGTAATTGAACCCAATTCACAGTCCACTGTGCTGATCAAAGATCTCTAAGAACCCTCCAACAATCAACAAATCGAGTTACCCAGTAATGAAATTAAGCAATTGAATTGGAAAAGTAACATTACCAGGCAAGTAATGCAAAAGCCAAGAGTTGCCCAACCACCATGATCAAACAAAGAATGGCAATCGGCCTTAGAAATAAGCAATACATCTAATCAGAAAGAAATACTCACTGAGACAACCCATCAAATAGCTGGAGTGCACATATCTTTTCCCTGTTGAAATACCCAGATTCGAGCACCAAGAACCTTCACCAAGAATAGCAAATCGTCCCACATAAACAAAGCAACAACAAACTATGCGACGGAAGAACGAAGACGGAAAAATCACCAAGGATCGACCTTCGGTGATGATACCATGTTAATAGAAATGCAGACAAACACATAAATGCAGAAAGAGCATGtattgaagaagaaaagagaaaagagaataagagagagagagagagagagagagagagaaagtaattgATTACATTGATACTGAATTGATGTATACAACTATGAGAATACAGATTATATAGCCATCATGACTAGCTTGCAGCCTAAgctatttaactaactaatttgaTAACAACTCTAACAACCTTTCGGCACGTGGATATTGTCAACACCCATAACCAATGAGTATTTGCCCATCCCTGCTCCTGTTGTCCCTGGTCTTCTTGGGGAGTCGCCTCCTGACGGCCCTAGTCTTCTTGGTGAGTTGCCTTATGCCTTTGGCACATCACTGTCAACACAACATCTCAATGAAAAGCCTCCAGACTGACCCAAAGAGATTCAGAAGAAATTAGATCGACCCAAAGAGATTTTAGAAGAAATTAGACCGACAACTCATGTTTGTGCCTGTAACTGATCCAGATGTTTTTTAGCTCCTTGTAGTTTCCAATTGTCTTCCTTTGTTTTTGGATCGTGCAGGAAGTTAGCTCGATGCTGTTAGAGAAGCTTCTTTCTGCAGGTATTGGGAATCGACCTGTTGTTTTCGTGACTCACAGGTCTGTACAGTGTTGCTTGTGTGTTCAAATCTATCCCACTGGTGTGCCATTTTCTGTTTAATCATACAATAGCcataacatatatatttttttttcagtcatcacatacacatacacacacacacacatatataaaatgcactctttctcttaatttttttcaatttcgaGTTCTAACTTTGACGGATTTAAGGATGTCCTTGAGGTCTCGTGTGTTGTCAGAGTTTTTTGTATCCCCgttaaaaacaaaacagaagtAAAATAAGCAGGTGCTGCAGACGTTTTTATTCTAAATGAACTTTCTGGTAAACACCAAATGTGGTACACAGTCTCACAACCAAAGGATATAGTCTTTTATTGTGTCTTCCTTTTCTCACCCTCAATTTTAGTGCAGTAAATAATGTAACCAatctttctctttattttggttCACAGCATCCTTTGTTTTCTGGGAGAACTAATAAAAAGTCCCTCACAAAACTCTTTTTATCGAAAAACACTTAGCCAACTTTTCTTATTATTAAGAACATGTATTGTATTATAAGGATGAAAAACATAATGAGTCGCACTTCATGAAATCCTTAATAATAAAGAAAGTGTGCTTAATAATACAAAAAGGTATCCTTAATGATAAAGAAAGTTGtctaagagtttttttttttaataaaaaaaggttttgCTAGGggcattttattgattttctatttttttttggtaaacagtTCATAGCATCCTTTTATTACTAAGTTTTTATACAATATAATTTATAGATGATTATATTTTTAATGCAATAATTTACTGGCTTTCTCTTGTTTGCAGCATGGGAGGTCTGGTTGTCAAGCATATACTGCATAAAGCAAGAGCAGATAATATCAATAACCTCGTGAAAAACACCATTGGAGTTGTACGCACCTTTCCATAATTGACCAATTCACTTATAATGCTGTTCTTCACCTGTTTATTATCGTTTTCTATATGAGAACTCTGGTGTTTTATGCTCGCTTCAGGTTTTCTATAGCTGCCCGCATTTTGGAAGCAAACTTGCTGATGTTGTAAGATTATGAGTATGAAACATGTACAAGAACTAGTTATAGTGCTTGAGATTGATACGGAAAAGTCTTGGTTAAAACTGTTTAGGTTGTCCTTATTGTTTTAGGATAATAGAGTTGAGAGAAGTTCTAATTGGTTTTGGAAAAGAACTTAGTGTTGGAACTTCATGAGGTCTCGTAATTCTTTATGGTTTGTATGAACTTGAATCTCAGTCCAATTCTGATAGGGAATGGATAGAGGAGCACTATATATTTATGGTTCAAACCACTGCTCTTGCGATACCAGCTTATGTTATTCTAAGTCTTATTGATTAGAGAAGCTATTGTGATTGTAAAAGAGGAGAAGGTTTCGAACACAGAGGCTACAATGGCTTCTTCATCAAGATCGAACAATGCAGGTATGTTATAAAAGGTTTTGGTTCTTAAGTCTGTTAAATGAAAAATTTAGACTAGTTGTGATTCAATTGGATGAATTCTTGTTTCTTGGATAAGTTGCTGCAATTTAATTCTTACAGACTGTTAGACCAAGTAAGTGTTTGCTTCCTGTGTTGGAATTAACCCTAAAACTAATAGTAAACTCTAGAATACAACGCAGCAAGATTAGTGAAACCTTACCTGCAGAATACAAAAGATCACCAATTCGTTCCTGCAGAGGTCATGAACATGATGCAAAAGGCTCTTCTACTCACTTGGAGACCTGTATGTCCTTATGGTGATAGTCCCAAAAACGAAGAACATTTTCTCTGTGAGCAGGGAATCCTTTTTAAATAAAGCAAGGTTACCCAACTTCCATCTATCGTGGAGGTTGGTTATAGAGCCGTTGCTTTCAGTTCCAGTAGTGGAGGAAGTAGTTCTAGTACGTGCTTCAAAATGCAAAGCATGATGGATGTAACTCCTCAATTATAGGACATGGTTTTACACGTATATAAAACCCTAACTGATTTATAATTTCAAACATGTTGACACACCTTTATCACTACTAGTTGAGTCCAATTAGgattcttacattctcccacttggatGTTAACTAGTTGTGGTTTGAAACAACATGTTCATTATAAATCATTCCTTAGTGATCACCGTGAGTTTCATTCAATCCATATCCTATGCATATCTACCAGTAACCATTTGAAAATCGAACTCCAGAAAACAATGCATGTATCAATACTGCATGCACCCTGAAATCACGATATTCAAAATCGCACTGTATGATGTcaatgacatatgcatatatgtACAATCCATACTTCAGTAATCACTACAATTCTCACACCTTTTCCTTCCACACTCATCTGTCCAGTGCACTTTAATCAGACTTATCCTTAGAGCTTTTCATCCTTAAACACTGGACTTCGAGTTGATTTCTAGCTTCCTGCACAAAACAAACTTATCCAATATGTTCTTTGGAACAATCATTGGCCACATTAAGTGCTTTAAATAAGTCTGAATCAATAACCATAGTGTCAATTGAATATAAGCTTGAATGAAACAACAAAACACAAACTTGCAGCAACACTAGTAAATAGTTAAAATTCATGCGGTAGCATGTTTTACTCCCACATTCCTACAGAATCAAAACTATCATGCACACCCATGTTTGCTACATGTTTATTGAACACTCCCACTAATCTCGCATATCGAAACTAATAATAAAGCTTCACAATAGTGGTACGTTTCTAGAAAACTGTATGCAACAAATCTTTTCAGAGACATATCAACAATTCCTTATGTGAATATGCAATAGCCATATGGATCCTTATTTGAATAGTCATAATCTCCATCCTTATATTCACAAGTTGATCTCCTGTATCACCGTATAACAGTCTTCCTTTTTACTTCAAAAATTGAAGTCACAAGTCCAAAATACTTGCACAAAGTAGTACAATTAACCATTATTCTAACTAGTTGGCCACCAAGTTTATTTATTGCACATATTCTTTTAATCAAACCAGAAAGAACCCTTATGGCGAAAGAGTACAATACATAATAATTTGCAAGATGTAAGGCATAACAAATATAAAGTCATCACTCCcactaatttaattaatcatAACTTAATTACAGAACAACACTTTTGATAAAGTTCTGAAATATGCATACTTTGGGAGCAATCTTACTACGATAATTAGTTAACAAAAAGCATCTTAccacataattttattttatttttttttttcttttatgtttctttAACATGCAAGAAATCACATTATCAATGAAAAAGTCACAAAAGTATCACAATCTTTCATGCACAAGATATTCCAATCTTTCCTTGATATTCATATAAGCATGTATGATGGATACACAAAACCATACCACAGACAATCAAACGGTATGAAACAACTGGACCACAATTGTATCGATATCAAACATTAGTTCGTATTAGCTTCACACTCCTTATAACGACCAACACGTAACCATCCAATGCAACCATATGCAATAGAAAAAGACGATAGACAACGCATATAAACATCTTATATACATTATATATAGTCACGCAATTTAACCATGTTGTCATCTTTAAGATTATAATTCAACTTGAGTCATGCTAGCTTGAATCAGGGTGAGCTTCCTTACACTACATTTTAGCAAATTCTGGTGCAAAATTATGAAACCCTTGCTCTACAGCATGAAACTGATGAAACTTGCTTTACAGCCTGAAACTGATTGCGTTGGAAATAATGACTTTCCATTTGATTCATGTTGTGGTGGTATATGCCATATGCCATATGCATGCGTACATTAGTTATTGTTCCAAGACTTGGATGGTAGAGCATGCTAATAGTACGGTTGGCATCATTGATTTGTTCTCTCACATATGGATGTTGAATATTaaacatgcattcatcatacaAGGAAACTTAATACATATGTTTTCAAAAACTTTACCTTACTTTCAATTTGATTTGGACAACACAAAGAACAACTCTCATAATCTTTTAGAACTCAATAACTTTAGAATGAGTTAATGAGTGTGAATCTCACGATTTCGTCACTTATGCTCTCACTTGAGCAAAACACTCATTAATTTATTGCTTCACCAAAATTCGGCATATTagttgcttaaaattttaaacacaaTAGAATAGAAATCCAAAACAAGATTCCATGAGTGAGTTCCAATTACTCTAGGATTTACTATAAttaatttacacacacacacacacataaaatgACTAATCCTCAAGTTATGTAAAATAAACCAGAGACACTTATTATTCATATAACAAGTTAAGAAGTCATGTTTGTCCTATTAATAACCAAGAGACAAGCAAAGTGGACTAATCAGAACCTGCCAGCATAGATTTCTTTATGAGCATAGATTACTTATAAATTTGTAACAAACAAAATACATAATCAATGACCACGAAAATGTGAATTGTAGGAGAAGACACATATACGTACAACATATCAAAATGTCAAGCATTTTCATGGTCCATATATGTGCCATTGATTAAGCTTTATTCAAGACATAATTTGCCAAGCAATTTCTGTGCATCAACATCTCTCATGAAGAGAAATATATATAACAACATTTTCTATCTCATGCTTTCATTAAAATTGGTCCTTACATACCTATAATGAGGCTCATAGCAGAAGCAttcgtaaataaaaaataaagaacttTATCTCTTGATCACACATTACATGGGTTACCTCATGAAAACTTTCAACACCTTTGGGCAAGGCTTTCACAAACTTTTATGAAATAAATTCATACTATGCCACctaattgaacaaaaaataatgatCTACACCTTTGGGGTAAGAAGATCATCAATCCATTTGTTATAATTAAGATGCAAGTTTGATCAAAGAACCTTAAAATCACTGATCCTAATGTCAACTAAGCCGTTGCGTTTTGCTTAGTTGATGCAAGTATGTGATAACTTTGTCGTTGTTATATATAGTTGATAtgtttcattactttgctttctaAGTTCATCAATAATTGTTTATGCAAAACCTATTATCAATTGGAACCCGACTCAAAGCAAAAGGAGTGTTACAATTAAACAAATGGGAAAGCAGAAACCCACTTTGAAATTGATCGAATAAAATATCATGTGGGCAACGATTC encodes the following:
- the LOC137716882 gene encoding patatin-like protein 2 isoform X1, whose protein sequence is MERSGRVEPPTVFGKIVTVLSIDGGGIRGLIPATILTFLESELQKLDGEDARIADYFDVIAGTSTGGLVTAMLAAPNENNRPLFAAKDIIDFYLNQCPKIFPQNTWPIFPNTTKIIKALAGPKYNGKYLHRLIRERLGNKKLHDTLTNVVIPTFDIKNLHTTIFSKFKVKNKPSYDALLSDICIGTSAAPTYLPAHYFETKNAAGRTREFNLIDGGVAANNPTLLAVCEVTNEIRKVNPDIFPAKPMDYGRFLVISLGTGSSKAEMKYHAPSTAKWGLLNWLTSGGSTPIINVFSQASNDMVDLHLSAIFQALHSEENYLRIQDDTLRGTIASVDIATKKNLTNLVKVGEGLLKKPVSRVNLDSGRFEATKHETNAEALTRFAKLLSEEKKRRQAGSTNEHAENTY
- the LOC137716882 gene encoding patatin-like protein 2 isoform X2, producing MLAAPNENNRPLFAAKDIIDFYLNQCPKIFPQNTWPIFPNTTKIIKALAGPKYNGKYLHRLIRERLGNKKLHDTLTNVVIPTFDIKNLHTTIFSKFKVKNKPSYDALLSDICIGTSAAPTYLPAHYFETKNAAGRTREFNLIDGGVAANNPTLLAVCEVTNEIRKVNPDIFPAKPMDYGRFLVISLGTGSSKAEMKYHAPSTAKWGLLNWLTSGGSTPIINVFSQASNDMVDLHLSAIFQALHSEENYLRIQDDTLRGTIASVDIATKKNLTNLVKVGEGLLKKPVSRVNLDSGRFEATKHETNAEALTRFAKLLSEEKKRRQAGSTNEHAENTY